The Salmo salar chromosome ssa06, Ssal_v3.1, whole genome shotgun sequence genome window below encodes:
- the LOC106606473 gene encoding guanine nucleotide-binding protein G(I)/G(S)/G(O) subunit gamma-12-like: MSGKVCSNNSVMQARRTVEQLRVEASMERIKISTAAAQLVQYCQEHSRSDPLLTGISASSNPFKDKKTCVLL; encoded by the exons ATGTCAGGGAAGGTGTGCAGCAATAACAGTGTGATGCAGGCACGGAGGACTGTGGAACAACTACGAGTGGAGGCAAGCATGGAGAGGATCAAG ATCTCCACAGCAGCTGCCCAGCTGGTGCAGTACTGTCAGGAGCACAGTCGCAGTGACCCCCTCCTCACCGGCATCTCTGCCTCCTCCAACCCCTTCAAAGACAAGAAGACCTGTGT